ATCAGCCGCCGGCCTTCCCGCCGGGCTTCGCGCCCGGCTTCCCGGCGGCCCCGCGGTCCGGCTCCGCCTCGGCGGCCGGCCGGGCCCGGATGTCGGACCGCGACAGGACGATCGCGCCGACCAGCGACGCCAGCAGCAGCACCGACAGGATCTCGAACGGCAGCACCCACGTCCGGAACACGGCGCCGCCGAGCTCCTCCGCCGACCCGCCGCCCGCGCGCAGCGGCATCCGCGCGCCGCCGAACCCCATGACCATCACGGTGACCAGGACGGCGGCCGTCGCTGCGGCGACGGCCAGCGCGGCCCACCGGTTCCCGGAGTCGAGGTCGGCGGACTCCCCGATCGGCGCCCGCGTCAGCATGACCCCGAACAGCAGCAGCACCACGACGGCGCCGACGTAGATGAGGACCTGCACCCAGGCCACGAACTCCGCGGTGAGGACGAGGTAGCCGCCCGCGAGCGCGCCGAACGACACCACCAGCCA
The sequence above is a segment of the Actinomadura coerulea genome. Coding sequences within it:
- a CDS encoding NADH-quinone oxidoreductase subunit J, which translates into the protein MSGQEIVFTLLGVVAVGSAVLVVTTRQLVHAALWLVVSFGALAGGYLVLTAEFVAWVQVLIYVGAVVVLLLFGVMLTRAPIGESADLDSGNRWAALAVAAATAAVLVTVMVMGFGGARMPLRAGGGSAEELGGAVFRTWVLPFEILSVLLLASLVGAIVLSRSDIRARPAAEAEPDRGAAGKPGAKPGGKAGG